Proteins encoded by one window of Prevotella nigrescens:
- a CDS encoding MerR family transcriptional regulator, whose translation MADNSRKLYYSIKEVAQMIGVSESLLRYWETEFPHLRPKTTGNRVRQYTVKDIEHIKIIYNLVKVRGFKIAAARKMLQENRSGADKSQKVLESLMSVRDQLKELKAQLSGLV comes from the coding sequence ATGGCAGATAATTCGCGCAAACTATATTATTCCATTAAGGAGGTGGCACAGATGATAGGTGTGTCGGAAAGTTTACTTCGTTACTGGGAAACAGAATTTCCCCATCTCCGCCCCAAGACCACAGGAAACCGTGTCCGACAGTATACCGTTAAAGATATTGAGCATATAAAGATTATCTACAATCTTGTAAAAGTGCGTGGATTTAAGATAGCTGCAGCAAGAAAAATGTTGCAAGAGAACCGCAGTGGTGCCGATAAGAGTCAGAAAGTGCTTGAGAGCCTGATGTCGGTACGCGACCAGCTAAAAGAATTGAAAGCACAGCTCAGCGGCTTAGTGTAA
- a CDS encoding DEAD/DEAH box helicase: protein MTDFDSLSQHEQTLAMLLAYFDDYSKSKSTILGLGSKLMVKELASDAFKGLLSKNIIQVRSSYYGKQTNLYKLESGILLEALYSLFELRNGVLLKSIRTLYKREHNIDKPDYGVRRLITLIASTKQPENLNTPLIIDEDICHYLNPLLDKPKYREIIDKIPDYRFASLLNSRLLIAICNDEDINWEYLKELVSNHNQVNSYAGVDVFATEIFAFYYYFATGELCIDLNTAAVNQFTLQLIAIQALYKGNYQQAYKIFLKAFTLNNKVASESGIFVNPVSNYYYLLALLLIGTEESLKKVNTLSKKNLASYNSLPSVNSSYFIVQPMRDYFCDKIDITSDEWTRIMSLSELAAIATLWLSCSIYKRLYSRPEEISTPAQKPKWAYLKLETQTADGGAETSELKKLFGGEPLLSRLNIKEAWRRRLESLIKSNISTSVGNETKGEAMLIYLIRNHYITPIVKRKLKSGKWSVGKEISVNKLKTLEESLLDDTDNRLIKSIKSWDYYVDVDSYLPQLVGCNHVYVGSNYDLQPVTIHEDKPFLIIDKQKDGTFKVSTNIEELLISNDMKHYVKKNTDTDYSVIFPKPQEVKVYREILAQDTYPAEAEPLLVKLITALGGKTEIHSNMVAELDTIQSVDAPPVITLRILPINPVQFNVTAMVCSDSLNFVPGHGNITTIIERDGKKLQLVRKLKAEKKNMKRITEGLIEAEVCDEGDEWLPDSVTDALTLTTEQLLLFMQWCKNNQEICTMEWPENQKLNLYSGISSSSASISFMQKAGWFEVEGNVEIDKGQVISLQKLLNIMRENNKQKFIRIGDNEYITLSTQLTRILKRLDTVTSESHSHLQMAPAAVSLIGEILDDKSLNLKSNPAVTRLRKRIEESNTTPPFVPNTLNAQLRDYQEEGFEWLSKVTSWGAGVCLADDMGLGKTLQTIALLLEQSSKGASLVVAPASVVPNWRNELRRFAPTLNVIVLNQSDNRTADIDKVQAGDVVVTTYTLLNIEQKILVTREWNVVCLDEAHTIKNANTKMSKAAMQLKARRKVILTGTPIQNHLSELWNLFQFINPGLLGSAEQFKQKFIQPIEGNNDKERQSQLRRLIAPFLLRRTKGEVIKELPDKTDIQLPVELSSNEITMYEMYRKMVEELVRTDKSLNVSTLAEITKLRQMACSCSLVDKSWKVPSSKLLAFIDLAESLNDSGNRALVFSQFTSFLEEVRYAMDNAQLPYLYLDGSTPMAKREQLVKDFQSGRCPFFLISLKAGGLGLNLTGANYVVHLDPWWNPAIEQQATDRAYRIGQQQDVTVYHLISQHTIEEKILRLHKTKRDLADSLLEGSDMAHVITQEEMLDLLKDD, encoded by the coding sequence ATGACTGATTTCGACTCTCTATCGCAACACGAGCAGACCTTGGCAATGCTATTGGCATATTTCGACGATTATTCTAAATCTAAATCTACAATATTAGGATTAGGATCCAAGTTGATGGTGAAGGAATTGGCATCTGATGCCTTCAAAGGACTTTTGTCGAAGAATATAATACAGGTTCGCTCCTCATACTATGGTAAACAAACCAACCTCTACAAATTGGAAAGCGGCATTTTGTTAGAAGCACTCTACAGCTTGTTTGAGCTCCGGAACGGTGTACTGCTGAAAAGCATTCGAACGCTGTATAAGCGGGAACACAACATAGACAAGCCCGACTATGGCGTGCGCAGGTTGATTACGCTTATTGCTTCCACCAAGCAACCCGAGAATTTAAACACGCCATTGATTATAGACGAAGACATTTGCCACTATCTTAATCCTCTGCTTGATAAGCCAAAATACAGAGAAATAATCGACAAAATACCCGATTATAGATTTGCTTCGTTGCTGAATAGCAGGCTGCTAATTGCCATTTGCAACGACGAAGACATAAACTGGGAATACTTAAAAGAGCTTGTAAGCAATCATAATCAAGTCAATTCGTACGCCGGTGTAGATGTATTCGCAACAGAAATATTCGCTTTCTACTATTATTTTGCAACAGGCGAGCTTTGCATCGATTTAAATACTGCAGCAGTAAATCAGTTCACGCTGCAACTTATAGCCATTCAGGCACTGTACAAAGGCAACTATCAGCAGGCATACAAAATATTTCTTAAGGCATTTACGCTGAACAATAAGGTAGCGTCGGAGTCAGGCATATTTGTTAATCCGGTGAGCAACTACTATTATTTGTTGGCATTGCTTTTGATAGGAACCGAAGAATCGCTTAAGAAAGTGAATACTTTGAGTAAGAAAAACTTGGCAAGCTACAACTCGTTGCCGTCTGTTAATTCGAGCTATTTCATAGTACAGCCGATGCGAGACTACTTCTGCGACAAGATAGACATTACTTCCGACGAGTGGACCAGAATAATGTCGTTGAGCGAACTCGCCGCCATTGCAACTCTTTGGCTAAGTTGTAGCATATATAAACGGCTCTATTCACGCCCGGAAGAGATTTCAACACCAGCCCAAAAGCCTAAATGGGCATACTTAAAGCTGGAAACGCAAACTGCAGACGGTGGCGCTGAGACGTCTGAACTGAAGAAACTGTTTGGTGGAGAGCCGTTGTTGAGCCGTCTGAACATTAAGGAAGCATGGCGGAGGCGGTTGGAAAGTCTTATAAAAAGTAATATTTCAACAAGCGTGGGCAACGAAACAAAGGGCGAAGCCATGCTGATTTATCTTATCAGAAACCATTATATAACTCCTATTGTCAAGCGAAAACTGAAGTCGGGCAAATGGTCTGTAGGCAAAGAAATATCTGTAAATAAACTGAAAACGCTGGAAGAATCGCTGTTAGACGACACAGACAACCGGCTGATAAAGTCGATTAAATCATGGGACTATTATGTCGATGTCGATTCATATCTGCCTCAACTTGTGGGCTGCAACCATGTTTATGTAGGCTCGAACTACGATTTGCAACCCGTAACAATACACGAAGACAAGCCATTCCTTATAATAGACAAGCAGAAAGACGGAACTTTTAAGGTATCGACGAATATAGAAGAGCTGCTGATAAGCAACGATATGAAGCATTATGTAAAGAAGAATACCGACACCGACTATTCTGTCATCTTCCCCAAACCACAAGAAGTAAAGGTTTATAGGGAGATATTGGCACAAGATACATACCCTGCCGAAGCCGAGCCGCTACTTGTAAAACTCATCACAGCGTTGGGCGGGAAGACCGAGATACATTCCAATATGGTGGCAGAATTGGATACTATTCAGTCTGTAGACGCTCCACCGGTCATCACGCTCCGCATTTTGCCCATCAATCCCGTGCAGTTTAACGTAACAGCCATGGTGTGTTCCGACTCGCTTAACTTCGTTCCAGGACACGGAAACATAACCACCATTATAGAAAGAGATGGGAAAAAGCTCCAATTGGTTAGGAAGCTGAAGGCAGAGAAAAAGAATATGAAGCGCATAACCGAAGGCTTAATAGAAGCAGAAGTGTGCGACGAAGGTGACGAATGGTTGCCCGACAGCGTTACCGATGCGCTCACACTCACTACGGAACAGCTGCTTTTGTTTATGCAATGGTGCAAGAACAATCAGGAAATCTGCACAATGGAATGGCCCGAGAACCAGAAATTGAACCTATATTCCGGAATAAGCAGCAGCTCAGCCAGCATATCGTTCATGCAGAAAGCCGGTTGGTTCGAGGTAGAAGGCAATGTAGAGATAGACAAAGGGCAGGTTATATCACTTCAGAAGCTGCTCAACATAATGCGGGAAAACAACAAGCAGAAGTTCATTCGCATTGGCGACAACGAATACATTACATTGAGCACTCAGCTTACTCGCATATTGAAACGCTTGGACACGGTAACTTCTGAGAGTCATTCGCATTTGCAAATGGCGCCTGCAGCCGTGTCTTTGATAGGCGAAATACTCGACGACAAATCGTTGAACCTAAAAAGTAACCCAGCCGTAACCCGGCTGCGAAAGCGGATAGAAGAAAGCAATACAACCCCGCCTTTCGTTCCCAACACGCTCAATGCACAGCTTCGCGACTATCAGGAAGAAGGTTTCGAATGGTTGTCTAAGGTTACATCGTGGGGGGCAGGTGTGTGTCTTGCCGATGATATGGGACTGGGAAAGACGCTGCAAACCATAGCTCTGCTGTTGGAACAAAGCAGCAAAGGAGCATCTTTGGTAGTTGCGCCAGCCTCGGTAGTGCCCAACTGGCGCAACGAACTAAGGCGATTTGCCCCTACACTGAACGTTATTGTACTGAACCAAAGCGACAACCGCACAGCCGACATAGACAAAGTGCAGGCTGGCGACGTTGTTGTTACTACCTATACACTGCTGAACATAGAACAGAAAATACTCGTTACTCGCGAATGGAACGTAGTTTGTCTCGACGAAGCACATACTATAAAGAATGCCAACACAAAGATGTCGAAGGCAGCCATGCAGCTGAAAGCCCGAAGAAAGGTCATTCTTACAGGTACACCCATTCAGAACCACCTGTCCGAACTGTGGAATCTGTTCCAGTTTATCAATCCTGGTCTGCTCGGAAGTGCTGAACAATTCAAGCAGAAATTTATACAACCGATTGAAGGAAACAACGATAAAGAACGGCAAAGTCAGCTCCGCCGGCTTATTGCACCTTTCTTATTGCGTCGCACAAAAGGCGAAGTTATAAAGGAATTGCCCGATAAAACCGATATACAACTGCCCGTTGAACTATCGTCGAACGAAATAACCATGTATGAAATGTACCGTAAAATGGTTGAAGAGTTGGTTCGCACCGACAAATCGCTTAACGTCAGCACGCTTGCCGAGATTACAAAACTGCGCCAAATGGCATGTAGTTGCTCGCTTGTAGATAAAAGTTGGAAGGTACCAAGCAGTAAATTGCTCGCCTTTATTGACTTGGCAGAAAGTCTCAACGATAGCGGAAACCGAGCATTGGTGTTCAGTCAGTTCACCAGTTTCTTGGAAGAAGTGCGCTATGCAATGGACAACGCTCAGCTACCTTATCTGTATTTAGACGGCAGTACGCCCATGGCGAAACGCGAACAGCTTGTGAAAGACTTTCAGTCGGGTAGGTGTCCATTCTTCCTCATCAGTCTGAAGGCAGGCGGATTAGGTTTAAACTTGACGGGTGCAAACTATGTTGTTCATTTAGATCCGTGGTGGAATCCCGCTATAGAACAACAGGCAACCGATCGTGCCTATCGCATTGGGCAGCAACAAGACGTAACCGTATACCACTTAATTAGCCAACACACCATTGAAGAGAAGATACTTCGCCTGCACAAAACCAAGCGCGACCTTGCCGATTCGCTTCTCGAAGGCTCCGATATGGCACATGTCATCACGCAGGAAGAGATGCTCGATTTGCTGAAAGATGACTAA
- the pgeF gene encoding peptidoglycan editing factor PgeF — MNKPELHYYELASNVVAFSSTRYGGVSKGNYAAFNINKYCGDVPEDIEQNRRNLANSLGIDIDKLIVPHQIHGDCSQIIAHEYFNLPANIREQIIEGVDAVMTNELDVCIGVSTADCIPVLLYDTKHHAAAAIHAGWRGTAKHIVQKTIREMGIVYQTKPQELRAVIGPGISLQNFEVGDEVYEQFANAQFCMERIAKRFRVLQTKEGELPLKWHLDLKLSNRIDMETMGILPQNIIDEKICTYDNTSDYFSARKLGINSGRIYNGIILR; from the coding sequence ATGAATAAGCCCGAGTTACATTATTATGAGCTTGCAAGCAATGTCGTTGCCTTCTCATCTACACGGTACGGAGGCGTGAGCAAAGGCAATTATGCTGCTTTCAACATTAATAAATATTGCGGTGATGTGCCAGAAGACATAGAACAAAACCGCAGAAACTTAGCCAACAGTTTAGGAATTGATATTGACAAGCTTATTGTTCCACACCAAATTCACGGTGATTGTTCACAAATCATTGCTCACGAATATTTTAATTTGCCTGCAAACATTCGTGAACAAATTATAGAAGGTGTCGATGCGGTAATGACGAATGAGCTAGACGTTTGCATCGGAGTATCGACTGCCGATTGCATTCCTGTTCTATTATACGATACCAAGCACCATGCTGCCGCCGCAATACATGCAGGTTGGCGTGGAACAGCGAAACATATAGTGCAGAAAACCATCAGGGAGATGGGCATTGTCTACCAAACCAAACCGCAAGAACTGCGAGCAGTGATTGGTCCAGGCATCTCTTTGCAGAACTTCGAAGTAGGCGATGAAGTCTACGAACAGTTTGCCAATGCGCAATTCTGTATGGAACGAATTGCCAAACGCTTTCGTGTTTTGCAAACTAAAGAGGGAGAACTCCCTTTGAAATGGCATTTAGATTTGAAGCTTTCCAACCGTATAGATATGGAAACAATGGGTATTCTGCCGCAAAATATAATTGATGAGAAAATCTGTACCTACGATAATACAAGCGATTACTTCTCTGCTCGTAAGCTCGGAATAAACTCTGGACGTATCTATAACGGAATTATATTGAGGTAA
- the obgE gene encoding GTPase ObgE has protein sequence MAETNFVDYVKIYCRSGKGGKGSMHLRHVKYNPNGGPDGGDGGKGGSIILRGNHNYWTLLHLRYQRHIFAEHGGNGGRDKCHGSDGKDVYIDVPCGTVVYNAETGKFVCDISYDGQEVVLLKGGRGGLGNFQFRTATNQAPRYAQPGEPMQEMTIILELKLLADVGLVGFPNAGKSTLLSSLSSAKPKIANYPFTTMEPSLGIVSYRDHQSFVMADIPGIIEGASEGKGLGLRFLRHIERNSLLLFMVPGDTDDIKKEYEILLNELRQFNPEMLSKHRVLAVTKSDLLDEELIEMLRETLPTDLPVVFISAVTGSGIEELKDMLWKELNAESNKLNDIVAEDTLVHRDKDMARFEKEMHEEGADVVDVEPYDEDELDEIDELDDFEYIDE, from the coding sequence ATGGCAGAAACGAACTTTGTAGATTACGTCAAGATATATTGTCGCTCGGGTAAGGGCGGTAAAGGTTCTATGCACCTACGCCACGTGAAGTATAATCCTAACGGCGGACCTGACGGAGGAGACGGAGGAAAAGGCGGAAGTATTATTCTGCGTGGCAACCACAACTATTGGACACTGCTACATTTGCGTTATCAACGCCACATTTTCGCCGAACATGGAGGCAACGGAGGGCGCGACAAGTGTCACGGAAGCGATGGGAAAGATGTTTATATCGACGTTCCCTGTGGTACGGTGGTCTACAATGCGGAGACCGGAAAGTTTGTCTGCGACATCTCATACGACGGTCAGGAAGTGGTATTGCTGAAAGGCGGCCGTGGCGGATTGGGCAATTTCCAGTTCCGTACTGCCACCAACCAGGCACCACGCTATGCCCAGCCAGGCGAACCAATGCAGGAAATGACGATTATTTTGGAACTGAAGCTACTGGCAGACGTGGGTTTGGTGGGCTTTCCAAATGCCGGCAAGTCTACATTGCTGTCGTCGCTGTCAAGCGCAAAGCCGAAAATAGCCAACTATCCTTTCACGACGATGGAGCCATCGCTGGGCATTGTGAGCTATCGCGACCATCAAAGCTTCGTCATGGCAGACATTCCGGGTATCATCGAAGGTGCAAGCGAGGGTAAGGGATTGGGCTTGCGCTTTCTCAGACACATAGAACGCAACTCGCTTTTGCTGTTTATGGTGCCTGGAGATACCGACGATATAAAGAAGGAATACGAGATATTGTTGAACGAACTCCGTCAGTTTAATCCCGAAATGCTTAGCAAACACAGAGTATTGGCAGTTACGAAGAGCGACCTTTTAGACGAAGAGCTAATAGAGATGCTAAGAGAAACATTACCAACCGATTTGCCTGTGGTGTTTATTTCTGCAGTTACTGGTAGCGGAATAGAGGAACTAAAAGACATGTTGTGGAAAGAACTTAATGCAGAAAGCAACAAGTTGAACGATATTGTAGCAGAAGACACGCTCGTGCACCGCGACAAGGACATGGCACGTTTCGAGAAAGAAATGCACGAAGAAGGTGCCGATGTTGTAGATGTAGAACCGTATGACGAAGACGAACTTGACGAAATAGACGAACTTGACGACTTTGAGTACATTGATGAATAA
- a CDS encoding enoyl-ACP reductase produces MGYNLLKGKRGIVFGALNEQSIAWKVAERAVEEGATITLSNTPVAVRMGTVSALAEKLNCEVIAADATNVEDLENVFRRSMEILGGKIDFVLHSIGMSPNVRKRRTYDDLDYNMLNTTLDISAVSFHKMIQSAKKLDAINDYGSILALTYIAAQRTFFGYNDMADAKALLESIARSFGYIYGREKNVRINTISQSPTMTTAGQGVKGMDKLYDFANRMSPLGNASAAECADYCIVMFSDLTKKVTMQNLYHDGGFSNIGMSLRAMSTYEKGIGDEYKDENGKIIYG; encoded by the coding sequence ATGGGTTATAACTTATTAAAAGGTAAAAGAGGCATTGTTTTCGGTGCACTTAACGAACAATCAATTGCATGGAAGGTTGCAGAACGAGCAGTAGAAGAAGGAGCAACGATAACACTTTCCAATACACCCGTAGCCGTAAGAATGGGTACTGTAAGTGCATTGGCAGAGAAACTGAACTGTGAGGTCATAGCAGCCGATGCTACAAACGTAGAAGACTTGGAGAACGTGTTTAGGCGTTCGATGGAAATCTTAGGAGGTAAGATTGACTTTGTGCTTCACTCTATCGGTATGTCGCCTAATGTTCGCAAACGTCGTACATACGATGATTTGGACTATAACATGTTGAATACGACGCTCGACATATCGGCTGTATCTTTCCACAAGATGATTCAGAGTGCGAAGAAGCTCGATGCTATCAACGACTATGGTTCTATCTTGGCTTTGACATACATTGCTGCCCAACGCACATTCTTTGGATATAACGATATGGCTGATGCGAAGGCACTCTTGGAAAGCATTGCACGTAGCTTCGGCTATATATACGGACGCGAGAAGAACGTGCGTATCAACACCATCTCACAATCGCCAACGATGACTACGGCTGGGCAGGGTGTGAAGGGAATGGACAAGTTGTACGATTTCGCCAACCGTATGTCGCCACTCGGTAACGCTTCTGCAGCCGAATGTGCCGACTATTGCATCGTTATGTTCTCTGACTTAACGAAGAAGGTAACCATGCAAAATCTCTACCACGATGGTGGTTTCTCTAACATCGGTATGAGCCTTCGTGCCATGTCTACCTACGAAAAAGGTATCGGCGACGAATACAAAGACGAGAACGGAAAGATTATTTACGGGTAA
- the alaS gene encoding alanine--tRNA ligase, giving the protein MMTANEIRDSFKKFFESKGHVIVPSAPMVIKDDPTLMFTNAGMNQWKDIILGTKDPEPRRRTDSQKCLRVSGKHNDLEEVGHDTYHHTMFEMLGNWSFGDYFKEGAIDYAWEYLVDVLKLNPADLYVTVFEGSPEDGIPRDDEAAKYWAKHLPADHIIDGNKHDNFWEMGETGPCGPCSEIHVDSRSNEEKAQTPGRELVNKDNPQVIEIWNIVFMQFQRKSDGSLSPLSMHVIDTGMGFERLVRMLQGKNSNYDTDIFQPTIKEIERLSGKKYGFTTPSGKNGEAKTEQEKIDIAMRVIADHMRAVAFSIADSQLPGNAKAGYVIRRILRRAVRYAYTFLNQKEAFIYKLLNTFIHEMGGAYPELTAQRELIVRVIKEEEDSFLRTLEKGINLLTNTMDEMKAQGKTELSGKEAFRLFDTYGFPLDLTELICREHGFSVDGRQFEEEMAQQKARARNAAAVENSDWVVLREGEQKFVGYDYTEYECHILRYRKVTQKKNTFYELVLDHTPFYGEMGGQIGDQGVLVSEDETIDIVDTKRENNQSIHIVKQLPKNVEADFMACVDTDKRDASAANHTATHLLDYALKQVLGEHCEQKGSYVSPDTLRFDFSHFQKVTDEELRQVERLVNDMIRQDFPCGEYRDTPLEEAKEMGAVALFGEKYGDKVRVIKFGPSCEFCGGIHATSTGRIGFFKIISESSVAAGVRRIEALTGKRCEETIYLLEDTVRDLKAMFNNAKDLRGVVEKYIQEHDAMRKQMENFRQQTVARLANSLVEGAETVNGVKVVKAVLPVEPASAKDIVFKVRAAIPEKLVCILGSTYENKPLLSIMLSDDMVKDHDLNAGTIIREAARLIKGGGGGQPHYAQAGGKDVEGVTAAVDKAVELANLH; this is encoded by the coding sequence ATGATGACTGCGAATGAAATCCGCGACTCTTTCAAGAAGTTCTTTGAGTCGAAAGGACATGTCATTGTACCGTCCGCGCCAATGGTTATCAAGGACGATCCAACGCTAATGTTTACCAACGCTGGTATGAACCAGTGGAAAGATATAATACTTGGGACGAAAGACCCGGAGCCACGCCGCCGTACAGACTCACAGAAATGTTTGCGTGTAAGTGGAAAACACAACGACTTGGAAGAGGTTGGACACGACACTTACCACCATACAATGTTTGAAATGCTCGGCAACTGGAGCTTTGGAGACTACTTCAAGGAAGGTGCCATCGACTATGCGTGGGAGTATTTGGTTGATGTTCTGAAGTTAAATCCAGCCGATCTGTATGTTACAGTGTTCGAAGGCAGTCCTGAAGATGGTATTCCTCGCGATGACGAAGCTGCCAAATACTGGGCTAAACACCTACCGGCAGACCACATTATAGATGGAAACAAGCATGACAACTTCTGGGAAATGGGCGAAACAGGTCCGTGCGGTCCATGTTCGGAGATACATGTAGACTCTCGCAGCAACGAAGAAAAGGCGCAAACACCCGGGCGTGAACTTGTAAACAAAGACAACCCGCAGGTGATTGAGATATGGAATATCGTCTTCATGCAGTTCCAACGCAAGTCCGACGGTTCGCTCTCACCCCTTTCAATGCACGTCATCGACACGGGTATGGGCTTCGAACGCCTTGTACGCATGCTGCAGGGAAAGAACTCAAACTACGACACCGACATCTTCCAGCCTACCATTAAGGAGATAGAACGCCTGAGCGGAAAGAAGTACGGCTTCACTACGCCATCGGGCAAGAACGGAGAAGCGAAGACCGAACAAGAGAAGATAGACATTGCAATGCGCGTTATTGCCGACCACATGCGTGCCGTTGCCTTCTCGATTGCCGACAGCCAGTTGCCGGGCAACGCGAAAGCAGGCTACGTTATCCGCCGTATCTTGCGCCGTGCCGTGCGCTATGCCTATACTTTCTTGAACCAGAAAGAGGCGTTTATTTACAAGTTGCTCAACACGTTTATCCACGAAATGGGTGGTGCTTATCCCGAACTTACGGCTCAGCGCGAGCTTATTGTCCGAGTTATTAAGGAAGAGGAAGACTCGTTCCTGCGCACTTTGGAGAAGGGTATCAACCTTTTAACCAACACAATGGACGAAATGAAAGCGCAAGGAAAGACCGAACTCAGCGGGAAAGAGGCGTTCCGCCTGTTCGATACCTACGGTTTCCCACTCGATTTGACTGAATTGATTTGTCGCGAACACGGCTTCAGTGTAGACGGAAGGCAGTTCGAGGAAGAAATGGCACAGCAAAAGGCACGTGCCCGCAATGCTGCAGCTGTGGAAAACAGCGACTGGGTGGTACTGCGCGAGGGCGAACAAAAGTTTGTCGGCTACGACTACACCGAATACGAATGCCACATTCTGCGTTACAGAAAGGTTACCCAGAAGAAGAATACTTTCTATGAATTGGTGTTGGACCACACGCCATTCTATGGCGAGATGGGTGGACAGATTGGCGACCAGGGAGTCTTGGTAAGCGAAGACGAGACCATCGACATTGTGGATACGAAGCGAGAGAATAACCAAAGCATTCATATAGTAAAGCAACTGCCAAAGAATGTGGAGGCAGACTTTATGGCGTGCGTAGACACCGACAAGCGCGACGCATCGGCTGCCAACCATACTGCAACCCACTTGTTAGACTATGCGCTGAAACAGGTGCTGGGGGAGCATTGCGAACAAAAGGGTTCGTACGTCAGTCCAGACACTTTGCGTTTCGATTTCTCACACTTCCAGAAGGTAACCGACGAGGAACTACGCCAGGTAGAGCGTCTTGTGAACGACATGATACGTCAGGACTTCCCATGCGGAGAGTATCGCGACACACCGTTGGAGGAAGCTAAGGAAATGGGAGCGGTGGCACTGTTCGGTGAAAAGTATGGCGACAAGGTGCGTGTTATTAAGTTTGGGCCGTCGTGCGAGTTCTGTGGCGGCATTCACGCTACGTCCACAGGGCGCATAGGCTTCTTCAAGATAATCAGCGAGAGCAGCGTGGCTGCAGGTGTCCGCCGTATAGAAGCGCTTACCGGCAAGCGATGCGAGGAGACTATCTACCTGCTCGAAGACACCGTACGCGATTTGAAGGCGATGTTCAACAATGCAAAAGACTTGCGTGGCGTTGTAGAGAAATACATTCAGGAGCACGATGCAATGAGGAAACAGATGGAGAACTTCCGTCAGCAAACCGTTGCCCGCCTCGCAAATAGCTTGGTGGAAGGTGCCGAAACCGTGAATGGAGTGAAAGTAGTGAAGGCTGTGCTGCCCGTGGAACCTGCTTCGGCAAAAGACATCGTCTTTAAAGTGCGTGCTGCAATCCCCGAAAAGCTCGTCTGCATATTGGGTTCCACCTACGAAAACAAGCCGTTGCTCTCCATTATGCTGAGCGATGACATGGTGAAAGACCACGACTTGAACGCCGGGACGATTATCCGCGAAGCTGCAAGACTGATAAAAGGCGGCGGAGGCGGACAGCCACACTATGCACAGGCAGGTGGCAAGGACGTTGAAGGTGTAACTGCTGCGGTAGACAAAGCCGTCGAATTAGCTAATCTGCATTAA